Proteins encoded by one window of Sphingomonas ginkgonis:
- the dapD gene encoding 2,3,4,5-tetrahydropyridine-2,6-dicarboxylate N-succinyltransferase produces MTDLQATIEAAWETRDTVGVETRGDVRAAVDQALALLDSGAARVAEPGADGWTVNQWLKKAVLLSFRLNPMEAIAGGPGGAHWWDKVPSKFAGWGDAEFKAAAFRAVPGAIVRRGAFIAPGAVLMPSFVNLGAHVGEGTMVDTWATVGSCAQIGRNVHISGGAGIGGVLEPLQAGPVIIEDDCFVGARSEVAEGVVVERGSVLSMGVFLGASTKIVDRASGEVMYGRVPAYSVVVPGSLPGKDGGPSLACAVIVKRVDERTRSKTSINELLRD; encoded by the coding sequence ATGACCGACCTGCAAGCCACGATTGAGGCCGCGTGGGAAACGCGCGACACGGTGGGGGTCGAAACCCGCGGGGACGTTCGCGCGGCGGTCGACCAAGCGCTCGCCCTGCTTGATTCCGGCGCGGCGCGGGTCGCCGAGCCGGGCGCGGACGGCTGGACCGTCAACCAGTGGCTCAAGAAGGCGGTGCTGCTGTCGTTCCGACTCAACCCGATGGAGGCGATCGCCGGTGGTCCGGGCGGCGCCCACTGGTGGGACAAGGTGCCGTCCAAGTTCGCCGGATGGGGCGACGCGGAGTTCAAGGCGGCCGCCTTCCGCGCGGTACCCGGCGCGATCGTCCGTCGCGGCGCCTTCATCGCGCCCGGCGCGGTGCTGATGCCGAGCTTCGTCAATCTCGGCGCGCACGTCGGTGAGGGGACGATGGTCGACACCTGGGCGACCGTGGGCAGCTGCGCGCAGATCGGCCGCAACGTGCATATCAGCGGCGGCGCCGGGATCGGCGGCGTGCTCGAGCCGCTCCAGGCCGGCCCGGTGATCATCGAGGACGATTGCTTCGTCGGCGCTCGCTCGGAAGTGGCCGAGGGCGTGGTCGTGGAACGCGGCTCGGTCCTGTCGATGGGCGTGTTCCTCGGCGCCTCGACCAAGATCGTCGACCGGGCGAGCGGCGAGGTAATGTACGGCCGCGTGCCGGCCTATTCGGTCGTGGTGCCGGGCAGCCTTCCCGGCAAGGACGGCGGCCCGAGCCTCGCCTGCGCGGTGATCGTCAAGAGGGTCGACGAGCGGACCCGGTCCAAGACGAGCATCAACGAGCTGCTTCGCGACTGA
- a CDS encoding pyrimidine 5'-nucleotidase — MDPRFAHIRDWIFDLDNTLYPASTRLFDLIDERMSAYVQRLLDCAPEQARSVQKQYFREHGTTLAGLIRHHDVDPHHFLDDVHDIALDRVAHDERLARALEALPGRRFVFTNGNQSYAERVLRAIGIGDHFHGLVDIHACSYLPKPDAHGYRLLVERFGIEPDAAVLVEDMARNLEPAKAMGMTTVWVNNGSEHGDHLAGGGFIDHEISDVGDWLASILGEEE; from the coding sequence ATGGACCCCCGTTTCGCCCATATCCGCGACTGGATCTTCGATCTCGACAACACGCTCTACCCGGCGAGCACGCGGCTGTTCGACCTCATCGACGAGCGGATGAGCGCCTATGTCCAGCGACTCCTGGACTGCGCGCCCGAGCAGGCACGCTCGGTTCAGAAGCAGTATTTCCGCGAGCATGGCACCACACTGGCAGGTCTCATCCGCCATCATGACGTCGACCCGCACCACTTTCTCGACGACGTCCACGACATTGCGCTCGACCGGGTCGCTCATGACGAGCGGCTGGCCAGAGCACTCGAGGCGCTGCCCGGGCGCCGCTTCGTCTTCACCAACGGCAACCAGAGCTATGCCGAGCGCGTGCTCCGGGCGATCGGCATCGGCGACCATTTCCATGGGCTGGTCGACATTCACGCCTGCAGCTACCTCCCCAAGCCCGACGCGCATGGCTACCGATTGCTGGTCGAGCGCTTCGGGATCGAGCCGGACGCGGCAGTATTGGTCGAGGACATGGCCCGCAATCTTGAGCCCGCCAAGGCGATGGGCATGACTACCGTGTGGGTGAACAACGGTTCGGAACATGGCGACCATCTCGCCGGCGGCGGGTTCATCGACCATGAGATCAGCGACGTGGGCGACTGGCTCGCGTCCATCCTGGGGGAAGAGGAATGA
- a CDS encoding S8 family peptidase — translation MMRRFLGSSACALVLGLSACGGGGGGGVSPIPIPPATPTPTPTPTPTPTPTPTPTPTPTPTPTPTTTNYNTQEYQVSNAAVAANALTAYNAGATGSGIKVGVVDSGVNSSLAEFTGRIDPNSRDIAGTRGMGDEGGHGTAVSGIIAANRNGVGSEGIAFDSTVFMARADTPGSCTTTGDDGGCKFNDNNIAAGIDAARQAGARIVNLSLGGSSPSSILLVAMQRAVSAGMLIVISAGNDGETSKGDNPDPFAGLPASQFPNNVIIAGSVGDWTDSSQTAVTLDVLSSFSNKAGNGAANYLAARGFRDRTVDENGTATLWTGTSFSAPTIAGAAALLMQAFPNLTASQVIKLLFQTADDLGAPGVDPVFGQGRLDLTNAFKPQGSTSLAGTTVTVSTTSGTGDLPAAAGNPAQSGKALGVVILDGYSRAYAMDLMSTLRTARLDQPLEQALSGFARISAASAGPISVAMTVTDHRGLHGEHGFALEKMGIGPEDARRARLVAGSMVAQIDPRTAVAMGFSEGAKALERQLSGHGAGAFLVARDIAGDPGFTARHGASLAFRHGLGFANLTVAGEKGEVWQRIQTNTTPRPYNWTSVGLDRQVGRNWLSASVGRLAERDTLLGGQLGAAFGGGGSDSLFLDLQAEHDFGRGFSASLLARRGWTSFAGGRFRTGAYSLDLAKVRLFTARDRLGLRIAQPLRIESGGISMFLPTSYDYATGTATQTLTTYSLTPAGREIDAELSYGRGLWRTGWIGANLFARRNPGHFATLGPDLGAAARFSVGF, via the coding sequence ATGATGAGACGGTTCCTGGGCTCGAGCGCGTGCGCGCTGGTTCTCGGCCTGTCGGCCTGCGGCGGCGGAGGCGGTGGCGGCGTGAGCCCGATCCCGATTCCGCCGGCAACGCCGACCCCGACGCCGACGCCTACCCCCACTCCGACTCCGACGCCCACTCCGACTCCGACACCCACCCCCACTCCGACGCCAACCACGACCAACTACAACACGCAGGAATATCAGGTCTCCAACGCTGCGGTCGCCGCCAATGCGCTGACCGCCTACAACGCCGGCGCGACCGGCAGTGGAATCAAGGTCGGCGTCGTCGACAGCGGCGTGAACTCCTCGCTGGCCGAGTTCACCGGACGCATCGATCCCAATAGCCGCGACATCGCCGGCACTCGCGGGATGGGCGACGAGGGTGGTCACGGCACGGCGGTGTCGGGGATCATCGCCGCCAATCGCAACGGCGTGGGCTCGGAAGGCATCGCGTTCGACTCGACCGTCTTCATGGCCCGTGCCGACACGCCCGGAAGTTGCACCACGACCGGCGACGACGGCGGCTGCAAGTTCAACGACAACAACATCGCCGCCGGCATCGACGCGGCGCGGCAGGCCGGAGCGCGCATCGTCAACCTGTCGCTGGGCGGCAGTTCACCCAGCTCGATCCTGCTGGTGGCGATGCAGCGGGCGGTGAGCGCCGGGATGCTGATCGTCATCTCCGCCGGCAACGATGGCGAGACATCGAAGGGCGACAACCCCGATCCGTTCGCCGGCCTGCCCGCGTCGCAGTTCCCGAACAACGTCATCATCGCCGGCTCGGTCGGCGACTGGACCGACTCGAGCCAGACGGCGGTCACCCTCGACGTCCTCTCCTCCTTCTCGAACAAGGCCGGCAACGGCGCTGCCAACTATCTCGCGGCGCGCGGCTTCCGCGACCGAACGGTGGATGAGAACGGCACGGCGACCCTTTGGACCGGCACCAGCTTTTCCGCCCCGACCATCGCCGGCGCTGCGGCGCTGCTGATGCAGGCCTTTCCCAATCTCACCGCGTCGCAGGTGATCAAGCTGCTGTTCCAGACCGCCGACGACCTCGGCGCGCCGGGAGTCGATCCGGTGTTCGGCCAGGGGCGCCTCGATCTCACCAACGCTTTCAAGCCGCAGGGCTCGACGAGTCTCGCCGGAACCACCGTGACGGTCTCGACGACGAGCGGCACCGGCGACCTGCCGGCGGCGGCGGGTAATCCCGCGCAGAGCGGCAAGGCGCTCGGCGTCGTCATCCTCGACGGCTATTCCCGGGCCTACGCAATGGACCTCATGTCCACGCTGCGGACCGCGAGGCTCGACCAGCCGCTCGAACAGGCTCTGTCTGGCTTCGCCCGCATTTCCGCCGCGTCCGCCGGCCCGATCTCGGTGGCGATGACCGTCACGGACCACCGCGGCCTTCACGGAGAGCACGGCTTCGCGCTGGAAAAGATGGGGATCGGGCCAGAGGACGCGCGCCGCGCCCGGCTGGTCGCTGGATCGATGGTCGCGCAGATCGATCCCAGGACTGCAGTAGCGATGGGCTTTTCGGAAGGCGCCAAGGCGCTCGAGCGGCAACTCAGCGGACACGGCGCCGGCGCCTTTCTCGTCGCCCGCGACATCGCCGGCGATCCCGGCTTCACGGCGCGCCATGGCGCAAGCCTCGCCTTCCGCCATGGCCTGGGCTTCGCCAACCTCACCGTTGCCGGCGAGAAGGGCGAAGTCTGGCAGCGCATCCAGACCAACACCACGCCGCGGCCCTACAACTGGACCAGCGTCGGTCTCGACCGCCAGGTCGGCCGCAACTGGCTGTCGGCCAGCGTCGGTCGCCTCGCCGAGCGGGACACGCTGCTCGGCGGCCAGCTCGGGGCGGCATTCGGCGGCGGCGGTTCGGACAGCCTGTTCCTCGACCTTCAGGCCGAACATGATTTCGGACGCGGCTTCAGCGCTAGCCTGCTCGCCCGGCGCGGCTGGACGAGCTTCGCCGGCGGCCGGTTCCGCACCGGCGCCTACAGTTTGGACCTAGCCAAGGTGCGGCTGTTCACCGCCCGCGACCGGCTCGGCCTGCGGATCGCCCAGCCGCTACGGATTGAGAGCGGCGGTATCTCCATGTTCCTGCCGACTTCTTATGACTATGCGACCGGGACGGCGACCCAAACGCTCACCACTTATTCGCTCACGCCCGCCGGGCGCGAGATCGATGCGGAGCTGAGCTATGGTCGCGGTCTTTGGCGGACCGGCTGGATTGGTGCCAATCTGTTCGCGCGCCGGAACCCAGGTCATTTCGCAACGCTCGGACCCGATCTCGGCGCGGCAGCGCGGTTCAGCGTCGGCTTCTAG
- a CDS encoding HesB/IscA family protein gives MNAPTRARAPRPAAITLTPAAEQRIADLMGKAPADAIGVKLSTPRRGCSGLAYSVDYVTDEQAFDEKIVTPGGTFYVDGASVLYLIGSVMDWREDDFTAGFVFDNPNAKGSCGCGESFTV, from the coding sequence ATGAACGCACCGACCCGCGCCCGTGCGCCGCGACCGGCCGCCATCACGCTCACGCCCGCCGCCGAGCAGCGGATCGCCGATCTCATGGGGAAGGCTCCCGCGGATGCGATCGGGGTCAAGCTGTCGACCCCGCGCCGGGGCTGTTCGGGGCTCGCCTACTCGGTCGACTATGTTACCGACGAGCAGGCATTCGACGAGAAGATCGTCACGCCGGGCGGCACCTTCTACGTCGACGGAGCTTCGGTTCTGTACCTGATCGGCTCGGTGATGGACTGGCGCGAGGACGATTTCACCGCCGGCTTCGTGTTCGACAATCCCAACGCCAAGGGCAGCTGCGGCTGCGGCGAGAGCTTCACCGTCTGA
- a CDS encoding SUF system Fe-S cluster assembly protein, producing the protein MGEEKKIEFEEVESVATPPRARLETPAETFERKRDYLAGFLAEPKDEPAHGPGGDLQAAIVDVLKTIYDPEIPVDIYELGLIYNVSVDEEGDAVVTMTLTTPHCPVAESMPGEVEMRVLSVPGIRDAEVKLVWDPPWDPSKMSDEARLELGML; encoded by the coding sequence ATGGGTGAAGAGAAGAAGATCGAGTTTGAAGAGGTGGAGAGCGTCGCCACTCCGCCGCGTGCGCGGCTGGAGACGCCGGCCGAGACCTTCGAGCGCAAGCGCGACTACCTCGCCGGCTTCCTGGCCGAGCCGAAGGACGAGCCTGCGCACGGACCCGGCGGTGACCTCCAGGCGGCGATCGTCGACGTATTGAAGACGATCTACGATCCCGAGATTCCGGTCGACATCTACGAGCTCGGCCTGATCTACAACGTCAGCGTTGACGAGGAGGGTGATGCGGTGGTCACGATGACGCTGACTACCCCGCATTGCCCGGTCGCCGAATCTATGCCGGGTGAGGTGGAAATGCGGGTGCTGTCGGTGCCGGGGATCCGCGACGCCGAGGTCAAGCTGGTGTGGGATCCGCCGTGGGATCCTTCGAAGATGAGCGACGAGGCAAGGCTTGAACTGGGGATGCTGTGA
- a CDS encoding aminotransferase class V-fold PLP-dependent enzyme, with the protein MSVETRIRADLDVRDQFPALGDWHYLDSAATAQKPQAVLDAIELAYGRDYATVHRGVYQRSSDMTLAFEDARFALARYIGASANEIVFTRGATEAINLVARQLPKEGRGRVLVSALEHHSNIVPWQLAGYQLDVVPLTTDGRIDLDAAEGMVSEEHRVVAFAHVSNVLGSILDARRAADIAHSKDALLLLDGCQSAPRLTVEVAEIGCDFYACSGHKLYGPTGIGALFGRHELLQSMPPWQGGGAMIDRVSFESSTFLDAPARFEAGTPHIVGAIGLHAAIDWVEGIGRAAIHNHETSLVAATREALRRTNSIRLLGPEDSAGIVSFEVEGVHPHDVGTILDDAGVAIRAGHHCAQPLMDVLGVPATCRASFAAHSTLNDVDALVDGLNRVQRIFGNG; encoded by the coding sequence ATGAGCGTTGAGACCCGCATCCGTGCCGATCTCGACGTCCGCGACCAATTCCCGGCGCTGGGCGACTGGCACTATCTCGATTCCGCCGCCACTGCACAGAAACCACAAGCGGTGCTTGACGCGATCGAGCTTGCCTATGGGCGCGACTATGCGACCGTCCACCGCGGAGTCTACCAGCGCTCGTCGGACATGACGCTGGCGTTCGAAGACGCTCGGTTTGCGCTCGCCCGCTACATCGGCGCGTCGGCAAACGAGATCGTCTTCACCCGAGGCGCGACCGAGGCGATCAACTTGGTCGCGCGGCAGCTGCCGAAGGAAGGCCGCGGGCGGGTGCTCGTCTCGGCGCTCGAGCATCACTCGAACATCGTCCCGTGGCAGCTCGCCGGCTACCAGCTCGACGTCGTCCCGCTAACCACCGACGGCCGGATCGACCTCGACGCCGCCGAGGGAATGGTCAGCGAGGAGCATCGGGTCGTGGCGTTCGCCCATGTCTCCAACGTGCTCGGCTCGATCCTCGATGCAAGACGGGCGGCGGATATCGCGCATTCAAAGGACGCATTGCTGCTGCTCGACGGCTGCCAGTCGGCCCCGCGCCTGACGGTGGAGGTCGCGGAGATCGGCTGCGATTTCTACGCCTGCTCCGGCCACAAGCTCTACGGCCCGACCGGGATCGGCGCGCTGTTCGGCCGACACGAGCTGCTGCAGTCGATGCCGCCTTGGCAGGGCGGCGGGGCGATGATCGACCGAGTGAGCTTTGAGAGCTCGACCTTCCTCGACGCACCCGCACGGTTCGAGGCAGGAACCCCGCACATCGTCGGCGCGATCGGGCTCCATGCCGCAATTGACTGGGTCGAGGGTATCGGTCGCGCTGCGATCCACAATCATGAAACATCGCTTGTCGCCGCGACCCGCGAGGCACTGCGCCGGACCAACTCGATTAGGCTGCTCGGACCCGAGGACAGCGCGGGGATTGTCAGTTTCGAGGTCGAAGGCGTCCATCCGCACGACGTCGGGACCATCCTCGACGACGCCGGCGTGGCGATCCGCGCCGGGCACCATTGCGCCCAGCCGCTGATGGACGTGCTCGGCGTTCCCGCCACCTGCCGCGCCAGCTTCGCGGCTCATTCGACCCTCAACGACGTTGATGCGCTCGTCGACGGCCTCAACCGAGTGCAACGGATTTTTGGCAATGGGTGA
- a CDS encoding SufD family Fe-S cluster assembly protein, which translates to MTALPTRKLEAYRYADTDALASIWSSLPEPELIRVAANETLQQVWLPSGDAVEVRRARVELAAGSEAELFALNTARTYGRVELEVFLGEGSRFHFDAANLGVGTATLEVVTNVRHLEPGAVSRQVVRSVLGGKATGSYLGKVHVARSAQQTDGEQSVKAMLLDRGATANCKPELEIYADDVKCAHGASVGELDPDQLFYALSRGLPPAEAKALLLEGFVLGLWDEVADEMTREALCVHSRAMLREVAR; encoded by the coding sequence ATGACGGCGCTCCCGACCCGCAAGCTCGAGGCCTATCGCTACGCCGACACCGATGCGCTCGCCTCGATCTGGTCGTCGCTGCCCGAGCCCGAACTGATCCGGGTCGCGGCGAACGAAACTCTGCAGCAAGTCTGGCTTCCGTCCGGGGATGCAGTGGAAGTGCGACGCGCCCGGGTCGAGCTCGCGGCAGGCTCGGAGGCCGAGCTGTTCGCCCTTAACACCGCGCGCACCTATGGCCGGGTCGAGCTGGAAGTGTTCCTTGGCGAAGGCAGCCGCTTCCACTTCGACGCCGCCAATCTCGGCGTTGGTACGGCAACGTTGGAGGTCGTGACCAACGTCCGCCATCTCGAACCCGGCGCGGTGTCGCGGCAGGTGGTCCGCTCCGTGCTCGGCGGCAAGGCGACCGGCTCCTACCTCGGCAAGGTCCATGTCGCCCGCAGCGCGCAGCAAACCGACGGGGAGCAGTCGGTCAAGGCCATGCTCTTGGATCGCGGCGCAACCGCCAACTGCAAGCCCGAGCTCGAGATTTACGCAGACGATGTGAAATGCGCCCATGGCGCGAGCGTCGGCGAACTCGACCCCGACCAGCTTTTCTACGCTTTGTCGCGTGGGCTGCCGCCGGCCGAGGCCAAGGCGCTGCTCCTCGAAGGGTTCGTGCTCGGCCTGTGGGACGAAGTCGCCGACGAGATGACCCGCGAGGCGCTCTGCGTTCACAGCCGCGCCATGCTCCGCGAGGTGGCACGATGA
- the sufC gene encoding Fe-S cluster assembly ATPase SufC, whose amino-acid sequence MLEIRDLHATVAGKPILDGLTLSIPAGEVHAIMGPNGAGKSTLAYVLGGRPDYEVTGGSVLFDGVELLEREPHERAAAGLFLGFQYPVEIPGVSYLQFLRESLNAQRRARGEAELSGAEFIRLARAQAGELGMDAEMLKRPVNVGFSGGEKKRAEMVQMGIMDPRFAILDETDSGLDIDALRAVGAGINRIMRAPDKGVLLITHYQRLLDYVRPDRVHVLRAGRIERSGGAELALELEREGYVEAAA is encoded by the coding sequence ATGCTCGAGATTCGCGACCTTCACGCGACCGTCGCCGGCAAGCCGATCCTCGACGGGCTGACCCTGTCGATTCCGGCCGGCGAGGTGCACGCGATCATGGGGCCGAACGGTGCTGGCAAGTCGACGCTCGCTTATGTGCTGGGCGGCCGCCCGGACTACGAGGTGACGGGCGGGTCGGTGCTGTTCGACGGCGTCGAATTGCTCGAGCGGGAGCCGCACGAGCGCGCAGCGGCGGGGTTGTTTCTGGGGTTCCAGTACCCGGTCGAGATCCCGGGCGTCTCTTACCTTCAATTTTTGCGCGAGAGCCTCAATGCCCAGCGACGCGCGCGGGGCGAGGCCGAGCTGTCCGGCGCCGAGTTCATCCGGCTAGCGCGCGCTCAGGCCGGCGAGCTTGGGATGGACGCGGAGATGCTCAAGCGGCCGGTCAACGTCGGCTTCTCCGGCGGCGAGAAGAAGCGCGCCGAGATGGTCCAGATGGGGATCATGGATCCTAGGTTCGCCATCCTCGATGAGACCGACTCCGGGCTCGACATCGACGCGCTCCGGGCCGTAGGCGCGGGCATCAACCGGATCATGCGGGCGCCGGACAAGGGCGTGCTACTGATCACCCATTATCAGCGGCTGCTCGACTATGTGCGACCGGACCGCGTCCACGTCCTGCGTGCTGGCCGGATCGAGCGCTCGGGCGGCGCCGAACTCGCGCTCGAACTGGAGCGTGAAGGCTATGTCGAGGCGGCCGCATGA
- the sufB gene encoding Fe-S cluster assembly protein SufB, protein MTDDASIRNREVHEAAEKLATYEWGFTSDIESERAPKGLSEETVRYISAKKGEPEWLLEWRLKAYRAWLEMEEVDWAKLDIPAIDYQDAYYYAEPKKKPTLASLDELDPEIRRTYEKLGIPIEEQKVLAGVEGARKVAVDAVFDSVSVATTFRDELDRAGVIFRSISEAVKEFPDLVRRYLGSVVPQRDNYFACLNSAVFSDGTFVYIPEGVRCPMELSTYFRINAENTGQFERTLIVADKGSYVSYLEGCTAPMRDENQLHAAVVEIFAHEDAEVKYSTVQNWYPGDAEGRGGIFNFVTKRALCSGDRSKVSWTQVETGSAITWKYPSCILKGEGSVGEFYSVALTNNRQQADTGTKMVHIGANTRSTIVSKGISAGRSDNTYRGLVRVLPNAENVRNFTQCDSLLLGNRCGAHTVPYIEVKNPTAQIEHEATTSKISEDQLFYAQARGLDPEAAVALIVNGFARQVLKQLPMEFAVEAQKLLGISLEGSVG, encoded by the coding sequence GTGACCGACGACGCCAGCATCCGTAATCGTGAAGTCCATGAAGCCGCCGAGAAGCTGGCCACCTACGAGTGGGGCTTCACCAGCGACATCGAGTCCGAGCGTGCCCCGAAGGGTCTCAGCGAGGAGACGGTCCGCTACATCTCGGCCAAGAAGGGCGAGCCCGAGTGGCTGCTCGAGTGGCGGCTTAAGGCCTATCGCGCTTGGCTGGAGATGGAGGAGGTCGACTGGGCCAAGCTCGACATCCCAGCGATCGACTATCAGGACGCCTATTACTACGCTGAGCCCAAGAAGAAGCCGACCTTGGCTTCCCTCGACGAATTAGACCCTGAAATTCGCCGCACCTACGAGAAGCTCGGCATTCCGATTGAGGAGCAGAAGGTGCTCGCCGGGGTCGAGGGTGCGCGCAAGGTTGCGGTCGACGCGGTGTTCGACAGCGTCTCGGTCGCGACCACATTTCGCGACGAACTCGACAGGGCGGGAGTGATCTTCCGCTCGATCAGCGAGGCGGTGAAGGAATTCCCCGACCTCGTCCGACGCTATCTCGGGAGCGTCGTGCCGCAGCGTGACAACTACTTCGCCTGCCTCAACAGCGCGGTCTTTTCCGACGGCACCTTCGTCTACATTCCCGAGGGCGTCCGCTGCCCGATGGAGCTGTCGACCTACTTCCGCATCAACGCCGAGAATACCGGCCAGTTCGAGCGGACGTTGATCGTCGCCGACAAGGGCAGCTACGTCTCCTACCTCGAAGGCTGCACCGCGCCGATGCGCGACGAGAACCAGCTGCACGCCGCGGTGGTCGAGATCTTCGCCCACGAAGATGCGGAGGTGAAATATTCGACTGTCCAGAACTGGTACCCGGGAGATGCCGAGGGGAGGGGCGGCATCTTCAATTTTGTCACCAAGCGCGCCTTATGCTCGGGTGACCGCTCGAAGGTGAGCTGGACGCAAGTCGAGACCGGTAGCGCGATCACCTGGAAATATCCCAGCTGCATTCTCAAGGGTGAGGGCAGCGTCGGCGAGTTCTACTCGGTGGCGCTGACCAACAACCGCCAGCAGGCCGACACGGGCACCAAGATGGTGCACATCGGCGCCAACACGCGCTCGACCATCGTGTCCAAGGGGATAAGCGCTGGCCGTTCCGACAACACCTATCGTGGGCTGGTGCGGGTACTTCCAAACGCCGAGAACGTCCGCAACTTCACCCAATGCGACAGCCTTCTGCTCGGCAACCGCTGCGGGGCCCACACCGTTCCCTATATCGAGGTGAAGAACCCGACCGCGCAGATCGAGCATGAGGCGACCACCTCGAAGATCAGCGAGGACCAGCTTTTTTACGCTCAGGCGCGCGGGCTCGACCCGGAAGCAGCGGTAGCGCTGATCGTCAACGGCTTTGCCCGCCAGGTGCTGAAGCAGCTGCCGATGGAGTTCGCGGTCGAGGCGCAGAAGCTGCTCGGTATCAGTCTGGAAGGAAGCGTCGGGTGA
- a CDS encoding SUF system Fe-S cluster assembly regulator, whose product MRLTHLADYAVVILTAAARRPAGERLSATELAGETGVPLPTAQKVMGRLAAAGLLSSVRGAAGGFALSRPGAEISLADIVEAVEGPIAMTQCCGSDEASDCALDTHCRVKPHMTIVSSAVRGALGAVSLQSLASEA is encoded by the coding sequence ATGCGCCTGACCCATCTCGCCGATTATGCGGTCGTGATCCTGACCGCCGCCGCCCGCCGTCCTGCGGGCGAGCGTCTCAGTGCGACCGAGCTCGCCGGCGAGACCGGCGTTCCGCTGCCTACCGCGCAGAAGGTGATGGGCAGACTTGCCGCGGCGGGCCTCCTGTCAAGCGTTCGCGGCGCGGCCGGTGGCTTCGCCCTTTCCCGTCCCGGCGCCGAGATCAGCCTTGCTGATATTGTCGAAGCCGTCGAAGGCCCGATCGCCATGACACAGTGCTGCGGCTCAGATGAGGCCAGCGACTGCGCGCTTGACACGCACTGCCGGGTCAAGCCGCACATGACCATCGTCAGCAGCGCCGTTCGCGGCGCACTCGGCGCGGTCTCCCTCCAGTCCCTCGCGAGCGAAGCCTAA
- a CDS encoding quinone-dependent dihydroorotate dehydrogenase, translating into MALYPLLRPFVFRLDAEQAHRATIAALKLRSGTGLTPEPASTPRLGTRVAGLDFLNPIGLAAGFDKDAEVFGPMLNLGFGFVEVGTLTPKPQAGNGKPRLFRLVEDRAVINRFGFNNRGQIDALQRLKARRRGSRIVGVNIGANKDSIDRIADYSAGVREMSSVADYLTVNISSPNTPGLRQLQDEGAVRDLLAAVRGARAADGPPIFLKVAPDLGEQEPRQIVRAALDQGIDGLIVSNTTVSRPPLRSRHALESGGLSGAPLRSLALDALRRFRAETGGQLPLIGVGGIASADDAWERIRAGADLVQLYSALVYEGPGLARRILADLERRLDQAGLANIAEAVASE; encoded by the coding sequence ATGGCCCTTTACCCTCTTCTTCGCCCCTTTGTTTTCCGGCTCGACGCCGAACAGGCGCACCGGGCAACCATCGCGGCACTCAAGCTTCGCAGCGGAACGGGGTTGACGCCTGAACCCGCCTCTACGCCGCGACTGGGTACCCGGGTCGCAGGTCTCGACTTTCTGAACCCGATCGGTCTTGCCGCCGGCTTCGACAAGGACGCGGAGGTGTTCGGGCCGATGCTGAACCTCGGTTTCGGGTTCGTGGAGGTCGGTACGCTCACGCCGAAGCCGCAGGCGGGTAATGGCAAGCCGCGCCTGTTCCGGCTGGTCGAGGATCGGGCGGTGATCAACCGCTTCGGCTTCAACAACCGCGGCCAAATAGATGCGCTGCAGAGGTTGAAGGCGCGTCGGCGCGGAAGCAGGATCGTCGGCGTCAACATCGGTGCCAACAAGGACAGCATCGACCGGATCGCCGACTATTCGGCCGGAGTGCGCGAGATGAGCTCCGTTGCCGACTATCTCACCGTCAACATCAGTTCGCCCAACACGCCCGGTCTTCGCCAGTTGCAGGACGAAGGCGCGGTGCGCGACTTGCTGGCCGCCGTTCGCGGAGCGCGAGCGGCAGATGGCCCACCCATCTTCCTGAAGGTCGCGCCCGACCTTGGCGAACAGGAGCCGCGCCAGATCGTCCGCGCCGCGCTCGATCAAGGGATCGACGGGCTAATCGTCAGCAACACGACAGTCAGCCGCCCTCCGCTCCGCTCCCGCCACGCGTTAGAGAGCGGCGGCTTGTCGGGCGCTCCGCTGCGCAGCCTTGCACTCGACGCGCTTCGGCGATTCCGGGCGGAGACCGGAGGACAGCTGCCGCTGATAGGAGTCGGCGGGATCGCCTCGGCGGACGACGCTTGGGAGCGGATCCGCGCCGGTGCCGACCTCGTTCAGCTTTATAGCGCGCTGGTGTATGAAGGACCCGGCCTCGCCCGCCGGATTCTTGCCGACCTCGAGCGCAGGCTCGACCAGGCCGGGCTGGCGAACATTGCCGAGGCGGTGGCAAGCGAGTAG